A window of the Natrinema salifodinae genome harbors these coding sequences:
- a CDS encoding uracil-DNA glycosylase, whose amino-acid sequence MDEECQNCPALCETRTQVVHGYGDVGADFLFVGERPTARADEAGVPFAGAGGSDGDGGLRRMLERLGLCDVTSPADEPALENVYLTNLTRCRDPERRPTDEEVGNCEPYLNAEIRMINPEILVPVGERALAELGVEYTTTPADELSLPDDHATRIRGRGFELVPMIDPHEQSADQSQAWLEAFATLMASDYRQTKGRRER is encoded by the coding sequence ATGGACGAGGAGTGTCAGAACTGTCCGGCGCTCTGTGAGACGCGCACGCAGGTGGTTCACGGCTACGGCGACGTCGGCGCCGACTTCCTGTTCGTCGGCGAGCGGCCGACCGCGCGGGCCGACGAGGCCGGCGTCCCGTTCGCCGGCGCGGGCGGTAGCGACGGCGACGGGGGGCTCCGGCGGATGCTCGAGCGCCTCGGCCTCTGTGACGTCACGTCGCCGGCCGACGAACCCGCGCTCGAGAACGTCTACCTGACGAACCTCACTCGCTGTCGCGACCCCGAGCGGCGGCCGACCGACGAGGAGGTCGGCAACTGCGAGCCCTACCTCAACGCCGAGATCCGGATGATCAATCCCGAAATCCTCGTTCCCGTCGGCGAGCGCGCGCTGGCGGAGCTCGGCGTCGAGTACACCACGACGCCGGCCGACGAGTTGTCCCTGCCCGACGACCACGCGACACGGATCCGCGGCCGCGGGTTCGAACTCGTCCCGATGATCGATCCCCACGAGCAATCGGCCGACCAGAGCCAGGCCTGGCTCGAGGCCTTCGCGACGCTGATGGCGTCGGACTATCGCCAGACGAAGGGGCGGCGGGAGCGGTAA
- a CDS encoding ABC transporter substrate-binding protein has translation MNRRNSTGDGKSRRAVLQATGAMGIAAVAGCLGGGGEAESLNELYEEDPDEYESLEIAHWWTAGGEEEAFQALVEGFQEEYPDIEVDPSPSPGGAGSALEADVRNRVVDQNPPSTFQVWPGQALTDYTDEDLLYDISEHVWTDEMEEAYLDGPIDASRPDGDLVAVPLNIHRLNNLFYNVDVVEDAGVDPESIESPSDLVDAMADADAAGYVGMAQQTQSAWSTLQLWAQVLLGEHGADVYDTFVNGDVADVESEVRDSLEIVVEYSEYFNEDASSLNDWDEASNYINNGEAAFFHQGDWAAGQYEADEELEYGENWDHVPFPGTDGMYALNMDSFVCPKYNPSPNATVRFLRYVGSTDAQERFNPAKGSIPPRTDVSDESFTPFLQDQIADFRESDEQPPSIAHGLAVDPSTQSDVEGAFANFIDNWDVNETYDDLVSSFE, from the coding sequence ATGAACCGAAGAAATTCTACTGGGGACGGGAAATCACGCCGTGCAGTACTACAAGCGACGGGTGCAATGGGAATCGCTGCGGTCGCAGGCTGTCTCGGCGGCGGGGGTGAAGCCGAGAGCCTCAACGAGCTCTACGAGGAGGATCCCGACGAGTACGAATCGCTCGAGATCGCCCACTGGTGGACCGCGGGCGGCGAAGAGGAAGCGTTCCAGGCCCTCGTCGAGGGGTTCCAGGAGGAATACCCCGATATCGAGGTCGATCCGTCGCCCTCGCCAGGCGGCGCCGGCAGCGCGCTCGAGGCCGACGTCCGGAACCGCGTCGTCGACCAGAACCCGCCGAGCACGTTCCAGGTCTGGCCCGGCCAGGCGCTGACCGACTATACTGACGAGGACCTGCTCTACGACATCAGCGAGCACGTCTGGACCGACGAGATGGAGGAGGCCTACCTCGACGGGCCGATCGACGCCTCCCGCCCGGACGGCGACCTCGTCGCCGTGCCGCTCAACATCCACCGGCTGAACAACCTGTTTTACAACGTCGACGTCGTCGAGGACGCCGGCGTCGACCCCGAATCGATCGAGAGCCCGAGCGACCTGGTCGACGCGATGGCCGACGCCGACGCCGCCGGTTACGTCGGTATGGCCCAGCAGACCCAGTCGGCCTGGTCGACGCTGCAGTTGTGGGCCCAGGTCCTGCTCGGCGAGCACGGCGCCGACGTCTACGACACGTTCGTCAACGGCGACGTCGCGGACGTCGAGTCCGAGGTCCGCGACTCCCTCGAGATCGTCGTCGAGTACAGCGAGTACTTCAACGAGGACGCGAGTTCGCTGAACGACTGGGACGAGGCGAGCAACTACATCAACAACGGCGAGGCGGCGTTCTTCCACCAGGGCGACTGGGCCGCCGGCCAGTACGAGGCCGACGAGGAACTCGAGTACGGCGAGAACTGGGACCACGTACCGTTCCCGGGGACGGACGGCATGTACGCGCTCAACATGGACTCGTTCGTCTGTCCGAAGTACAACCCGTCGCCGAACGCGACGGTCCGGTTCCTGCGGTACGTCGGTTCGACCGACGCACAGGAGAGGTTCAACCCGGCCAAGGGATCGATCCCGCCGCGAACGGACGTCTCCGACGAGTCGTTCACGCCGTTCTTGCAGGATCAGATCGCCGACTTCCGGGAGTCCGACGAACAGCCGCCGTCGATCGCCCACGGCCTCGCGGTCGATCCGTCGACGCAGTCCGACGTCGAGGGCGCGTTCGCTAACTTCATCGACAACTGGGACGTCAACGAAACGTACGACGACCTCGTCAGCAGCTTCGAATAG
- a CDS encoding carbohydrate ABC transporter permease — MDSLRNSLQRLNPLSTPEADEQDFPAGNATLVDRFRRSDFVESIPFWLPPTLLVLLFVYGAIGWNVVISLTGWSGLGQPEYTNFSLEMYRQLPADQNFRAALRNTVALLVGFTGVSLLVGLGLALLVDRKIRFENTFRTIYLLPMALSFVVTAIFWSWMYASNGLINAVLPISPDWLGNPRLKLAAVIFALVWQFSGYCMIVYLAGLRSIPDDHYEAARIDGASTLKLYWRVIIPQLRSSTVGATVVLMVFALKAFDFIYVMFGTNPGRSVDILAVMMYREAFSAAEWAYGAAVAVVLFLLALTIIGPYAYTQYKRGAL; from the coding sequence ATGGACTCGCTACGAAATTCGCTGCAACGCCTCAACCCGCTGTCGACGCCGGAGGCCGACGAGCAGGACTTCCCGGCGGGAAACGCGACGCTCGTCGACCGATTCCGCAGGAGCGACTTCGTGGAATCGATCCCGTTTTGGCTCCCGCCGACGCTGCTCGTGTTGCTGTTCGTCTACGGGGCGATCGGCTGGAACGTCGTCATCTCGCTGACCGGCTGGTCCGGCCTCGGACAGCCGGAGTACACGAACTTCTCGCTGGAGATGTATCGCCAGCTGCCGGCCGATCAGAACTTCAGGGCCGCGCTCCGGAACACGGTCGCCCTCCTCGTGGGATTCACCGGCGTTTCGCTGCTCGTCGGGCTGGGACTCGCCTTGCTCGTCGACCGCAAGATCCGCTTCGAGAACACGTTCCGGACGATCTACCTGCTGCCGATGGCGCTGTCGTTCGTCGTGACCGCGATCTTCTGGTCGTGGATGTACGCCAGCAACGGCCTGATCAACGCGGTGCTACCGATCAGTCCCGACTGGCTCGGTAATCCGCGCCTCAAACTCGCTGCAGTCATCTTCGCGCTCGTCTGGCAGTTCAGCGGCTACTGTATGATCGTCTACCTGGCCGGCCTGCGCTCGATTCCGGACGACCACTACGAGGCCGCGCGGATCGACGGCGCGTCGACGCTGAAGCTGTACTGGCGTGTCATCATCCCGCAGCTGCGCTCGTCGACCGTCGGCGCGACCGTCGTCCTGATGGTGTTCGCGCTCAAGGCGTTCGACTTCATCTACGTCATGTTCGGAACCAACCCCGGCCGATCGGTCGACATCCTCGCGGTCATGATGTACCGCGAGGCGTTCTCCGCCGCCGAGTGGGCCTACGGCGCCGCGGTCGCCGTCGTGCTGTTCCTGCTCGCGCTGACGATCATCGGCCCCTACGCCTACACTCAATACAAGCGAGGTGCACTCTGA
- a CDS encoding helix-hairpin-helix domain-containing protein yields MTNATTPIEATFELQRQSIEQSQRLVEQSLTFQENAAETILRNGLAIQRSTQRQGTELARQFLDAHLDALESALDEDAFDVRATVDEQFEDGTEQTQQLLNEQFEQGSELFQQLLHAQFDALESALDGDGFDVRSTVDEQFDEFEQTQEEAWNEFETEFLEAVGELTERQRALLAESTESMLEAQRDTEQQTVEGVRRAEEAAETVQQQTEDVADTVQQSTEAVARTTQESTQSIAQTSQEGAQDLVGEAAEATEEVATETTDAIETAAEGGTEVVEENLQAIEGVGQTYADRLAEVGIETIGDLAEAQAHTVASAAEISEDNAEEWIEAAQAQK; encoded by the coding sequence ATGACTAACGCAACGACACCCATCGAAGCGACGTTTGAACTCCAGCGCCAGTCGATCGAACAGAGCCAGCGGCTCGTCGAACAGAGCCTCACGTTTCAGGAGAACGCGGCCGAGACGATCCTGCGAAACGGGCTCGCGATCCAGCGCAGCACGCAGCGCCAGGGAACCGAACTCGCCAGGCAGTTCCTGGACGCCCACCTCGACGCGCTCGAGTCGGCGCTCGACGAAGACGCGTTCGACGTTCGGGCGACCGTCGACGAGCAGTTCGAGGACGGGACCGAACAGACCCAGCAACTGCTGAACGAGCAGTTCGAGCAGGGAAGCGAGCTATTCCAGCAGCTGCTGCACGCGCAGTTCGACGCGCTCGAATCCGCGCTCGACGGCGACGGGTTCGACGTCCGATCGACCGTCGACGAGCAGTTCGACGAGTTCGAGCAGACCCAGGAGGAAGCCTGGAACGAGTTCGAGACGGAGTTCCTCGAGGCAGTCGGCGAGTTGACCGAGCGGCAGCGGGCGCTGCTCGCGGAGTCGACCGAGTCGATGCTCGAGGCACAGCGCGATACCGAACAGCAGACCGTCGAGGGCGTCCGCCGCGCCGAGGAGGCCGCCGAGACGGTCCAGCAGCAGACCGAGGACGTCGCCGACACCGTCCAGCAGTCGACCGAAGCGGTCGCCCGCACGACCCAGGAGTCAACCCAGTCGATCGCCCAGACGAGTCAGGAGGGCGCGCAGGACCTGGTCGGTGAGGCCGCCGAGGCCACCGAGGAGGTCGCTACCGAGACGACCGACGCGATCGAGACCGCCGCTGAAGGCGGGACCGAGGTCGTCGAGGAGAACCTGCAGGCGATCGAGGGCGTCGGCCAGACCTACGCCGACCGCCTCGCCGAGGTCGGCATCGAGACGATCGGCGACCTCGCGGAGGCGCAGGCCCACACCGTCGCCAGCGCCGCGGAGATCTCGGAGGACAACGCCGAGGAGTGGATCGAGGCCGCACAGGCCCAGAAGTAA
- a CDS encoding translation initiation factor eIF-2B, producing MIDETAEEIREMQTHSSSVVAVNATRALEELVQREFATVEEYTRALERNGSVLRRANPSHASLQNAVREVVDDVTDADPDTVAEARRLTSEKIDEVVSRIESGKRLAAERAAELLTDGATLLTHDYSSTVLEALDQATDAGKTFDVYITEARPRYIGRKTARSLADMDGVEATLITDSAHGIYLAECDRVVVGMDCIVDDTLYNRVGTFPIAATAARLDVPVTVLGATSKLVSEGFVFENEFRSGSEVMPEPADGFDVENPTYDATPVELLESVVTDEGRQKF from the coding sequence ATGATCGACGAGACGGCCGAGGAAATCCGGGAGATGCAGACGCACAGCTCCTCGGTGGTCGCCGTGAACGCGACCCGCGCCCTCGAGGAACTGGTCCAGCGGGAGTTCGCGACCGTCGAGGAGTACACGCGAGCCCTCGAGCGCAACGGCTCCGTCCTGCGGCGAGCGAACCCCTCGCACGCGTCGCTGCAAAACGCCGTCCGCGAGGTCGTCGACGACGTCACCGACGCCGACCCCGACACCGTCGCGGAGGCCCGTCGGCTCACCAGCGAGAAGATCGACGAGGTCGTCTCGCGGATCGAGTCCGGCAAGCGCCTGGCGGCCGAACGCGCCGCGGAACTCCTCACCGACGGGGCGACGCTGCTGACCCACGACTACTCCTCGACGGTGCTCGAAGCGCTCGACCAGGCGACCGATGCGGGGAAGACCTTCGACGTCTACATCACCGAGGCCAGGCCCCGCTACATCGGCCGCAAGACCGCCCGCTCGCTCGCGGACATGGACGGGGTCGAGGCGACGTTGATCACCGACAGCGCCCACGGAATCTACCTCGCGGAGTGCGACCGAGTCGTCGTCGGGATGGACTGCATCGTCGACGACACCCTCTACAACCGCGTCGGAACGTTCCCGATCGCGGCGACGGCCGCCCGGCTGGACGTGCCGGTCACCGTCCTCGGCGCGACCTCGAAGCTCGTCAGCGAGGGGTTCGTCTTCGAGAACGAGTTTCGGTCGGGCAGCGAAGTCATGCCGGAACCGGCCGACGGATTTGACGTGGAGAACCCGACGTACGACGCGACGCCGGTCGAACTGCTCGAGAGCGTCGTCACGGACGAGGGTCGCCAGAAGTTTTGA
- a CDS encoding ThuA domain-containing protein, producing MVAVTIWNEFRHEREDDDVAAVYPDGIHETIADALADDHEVRTATLDEPEHGLTEAVLDATDVLLWWGHEAHDEVADDVVDRVRERVLEGMGFIPLHSAHYSKPFKRLMGTSCSLQYREDGGTERLWVVDPGHSIADGLDSSLELPRTEMYGEPFDVPEPDRLVFVSWFEGGEVFRSGCCYRRGNGRIFYFRPGHETYPIYENEAVRRVLRNAVEWASPTEGSPRTFGERD from the coding sequence ATGGTCGCAGTCACGATCTGGAACGAATTCAGGCACGAGCGCGAGGACGACGACGTCGCGGCCGTCTATCCCGACGGCATTCACGAGACGATCGCCGACGCGCTCGCCGACGACCACGAGGTCCGAACCGCGACGCTCGACGAACCCGAGCACGGGCTCACCGAAGCCGTCCTCGACGCAACAGACGTCCTCCTGTGGTGGGGCCACGAGGCCCACGACGAGGTGGCCGACGACGTCGTCGATCGCGTCCGCGAGCGCGTCCTCGAGGGGATGGGATTCATCCCGCTGCACTCGGCCCACTACTCGAAACCCTTCAAGCGACTCATGGGGACCTCCTGTAGCCTCCAGTACCGCGAGGACGGCGGCACCGAGCGCCTGTGGGTCGTCGATCCCGGCCATTCGATCGCCGACGGACTCGACTCGTCGCTCGAACTCCCCAGGACCGAGATGTACGGCGAGCCGTTCGACGTCCCCGAGCCCGACCGCCTGGTCTTCGTCAGCTGGTTCGAGGGCGGTGAAGTGTTCCGCAGCGGCTGCTGTTACCGACGCGGAAACGGGCGAATCTTCTACTTCCGGCCGGGCCACGAGACGTATCCGATCTACGAAAACGAGGCGGTGCGACGGGTGCTTCGCAACGCGGTCGAGTGGGCCAGTCCGACCGAAGGGTCGCCGCGGACGTTCGGCGAGCGGGACTGA
- a CDS encoding Mrp/NBP35 family ATP-binding protein, which yields MDEAAVRDRLRTVDDPELGDDIVSLGLVNDISVDGDEVAINLALGAPYSPTESDIAAEVRQALADEGLEPDLSASVPDRDDLSSEEQVLPNVKNVIAVASGKGGVGKSTVAVNLAAGLSQLGARVGLFDADVYGPNVPRMVDADEPPMATEDETLVPPEKYGVKLMSMAFLTGEDDPVIWRGPMVHKVITQLTEDVEWGHLDYLVVDLPPGTGDTQLTMLQTMPVTGAVIVTTPQGVALDDARKGLEMFAKHDTVVLGIAENMSTFACPDCGGEHDIFGSGGGEEFAEEHELPFLGSIPLDPAVREGGDGGKPTVLKDADGTSDAFRTITENVANNTGIVHRQSVTQTSRGGPASPDR from the coding sequence ATGGACGAAGCCGCCGTTCGCGACCGCCTCCGGACGGTCGATGATCCGGAACTCGGCGACGATATCGTTTCGCTCGGACTCGTCAACGACATCTCCGTCGACGGCGACGAGGTGGCCATCAATCTCGCGCTGGGCGCGCCCTACTCGCCGACCGAGAGCGACATCGCCGCGGAGGTCCGCCAGGCGCTCGCCGACGAGGGCCTCGAGCCGGACCTCTCCGCGAGCGTCCCCGACCGCGACGACCTCTCTAGCGAGGAGCAGGTCCTGCCGAACGTCAAGAACGTCATCGCCGTCGCCTCCGGGAAGGGCGGCGTCGGCAAGTCGACGGTCGCGGTCAACCTGGCCGCCGGCCTCTCGCAGTTAGGCGCCCGCGTCGGGCTGTTCGACGCCGACGTCTACGGGCCGAACGTCCCGCGGATGGTCGACGCCGACGAGCCGCCGATGGCCACCGAGGACGAGACCCTCGTTCCGCCCGAGAAGTACGGGGTGAAGCTGATGAGCATGGCCTTCCTCACCGGCGAGGACGATCCGGTTATCTGGCGCGGTCCGATGGTCCACAAGGTCATCACGCAACTCACCGAGGACGTCGAGTGGGGCCACCTCGACTACCTGGTCGTCGACCTCCCGCCGGGGACCGGCGACACCCAGCTGACGATGCTCCAGACGATGCCCGTCACCGGTGCGGTCATCGTCACGACGCCACAGGGCGTCGCGCTCGACGACGCTCGGAAGGGCCTGGAGATGTTCGCCAAACACGACACCGTCGTGCTGGGCATCGCCGAGAACATGTCGACGTTCGCGTGCCCCGACTGCGGCGGCGAACACGACATCTTCGGCTCCGGCGGCGGCGAGGAGTTCGCCGAGGAACACGAACTGCCCTTCCTCGGCTCGATCCCGCTCGATCCGGCCGTCCGCGAGGGCGGCGACGGCGGGAAGCCGACCGTCCTCAAGGACGCGGACGGGACCAGCGACGCCTTCCGGACGATCACCGAGAACGTCGCCAACAACACCGGGATCGTCCACCGGCAGAGCGTCACCCAGACCAGCCGCGGCGGACCCGCCTCGCCGGACCGATGA
- a CDS encoding DUF5783 family protein yields MTEFDPEKFEEKYVYYFEELEEAYSNAYQQLHGRYDSEVLRAIDRQVLSESEPFYEGSAEQSSANDSSGQSPREHDGEFRVELPDNPRERVGAVAENEEFETVLKTLTEQIELELRRVFGFEDDA; encoded by the coding sequence ATGACGGAGTTCGACCCGGAGAAGTTCGAGGAGAAGTACGTCTACTACTTCGAGGAACTGGAAGAGGCGTACTCCAACGCGTACCAGCAACTCCACGGTCGGTACGACTCGGAAGTACTCCGCGCGATCGACCGCCAGGTGCTGAGCGAGAGCGAGCCATTCTACGAGGGTAGCGCGGAGCAAAGCTCCGCGAACGATTCGAGCGGGCAAAGCCCGCGAGAACACGACGGCGAGTTCCGCGTCGAACTCCCCGACAACCCGCGGGAGCGAGTCGGCGCGGTCGCCGAGAACGAGGAGTTCGAGACCGTCCTGAAGACGCTCACCGAGCAGATCGAGCTGGAACTCCGGCGGGTTTTCGGCTTCGAGGACGACGCGTAA
- a CDS encoding Gfo/Idh/MocA family protein: protein MIGDGIGVGIVGLGGMGNLHARSVRELGADVVAGVDLVPEQRDRFAEEFGARTYETHDELVEDEAVDAVIVTTPNRFHEPIAVAALEAGRDVLVEKPLAHTLESAERIAAVADRSDAVCMVGFHNRHAASMAMFDEQHARGRFGDLTHVEANYVRRRGVPGPGSWFTDPELAGGGALLDIGVHALDLALYALDFPEIVEVSGVTRTTFGTREDYADPDGFGDNWDAEAETYEVDDSVSAFIRTAEGQTISLEAAWATNREESMDFRVRGTRSGAQFDIGDTDLRILEAGTAGCDHYADVAMTGDESLTGYTQQDEQFLQAVAAGVTPETNTVEEALTVQRVIDAIYRSSETGRATQLETVELEAGQRTRIN, encoded by the coding sequence ATGATCGGCGACGGCATCGGCGTCGGAATCGTCGGTCTCGGTGGGATGGGGAACCTCCACGCCCGAAGCGTCCGGGAACTCGGGGCTGACGTCGTCGCCGGCGTGGATCTGGTACCGGAACAACGCGACCGCTTTGCCGAGGAGTTCGGCGCACGGACCTACGAGACCCACGACGAACTCGTCGAAGACGAGGCGGTCGACGCCGTCATCGTCACGACGCCGAACCGATTTCACGAACCGATCGCCGTCGCAGCCCTCGAAGCCGGCCGCGACGTTCTCGTCGAGAAACCGCTCGCCCACACCTTAGAGAGCGCCGAACGGATCGCCGCGGTGGCGGACCGCTCCGACGCCGTCTGTATGGTCGGGTTCCACAACCGCCACGCCGCGTCGATGGCGATGTTTGACGAACAGCACGCGCGCGGCCGGTTCGGCGACCTGACCCACGTCGAGGCCAACTACGTCCGCCGGCGCGGCGTCCCCGGCCCCGGCTCGTGGTTCACCGATCCCGAACTCGCCGGCGGCGGCGCCTTGCTCGACATCGGCGTCCACGCGCTCGATCTCGCGCTCTACGCCCTGGACTTCCCCGAGATCGTCGAAGTCAGTGGCGTCACGCGGACCACCTTCGGCACCCGCGAGGACTACGCCGACCCCGACGGCTTCGGCGACAACTGGGACGCCGAGGCGGAGACCTACGAGGTCGACGACTCCGTCAGCGCCTTCATCCGCACGGCGGAGGGACAGACGATCTCGCTCGAGGCCGCCTGGGCGACCAACCGCGAGGAGAGCATGGACTTCCGCGTCCGCGGCACCCGCTCGGGCGCGCAGTTCGATATCGGCGATACCGACCTCCGGATCCTCGAAGCGGGGACCGCCGGCTGCGATCACTACGCCGATGTCGCCATGACCGGCGACGAGTCCCTGACCGGCTACACCCAACAGGACGAGCAGTTCCTCCAGGCCGTCGCCGCGGGCGTGACGCCGGAGACCAACACCGTCGAGGAAGCGCTGACCGTCCAGCGCGTCATCGACGCGATCTACCGCTCGAGCGAGACCGGTCGCGCGACGCAACTCGAGACGGTCGAACTCGAGGCCGGGCAGCGAACGCGGATCAACTAG